The following proteins are co-located in the Apium graveolens cultivar Ventura chromosome 5, ASM990537v1, whole genome shotgun sequence genome:
- the LOC141660939 gene encoding uncharacterized protein LOC141660939, giving the protein MTVTAKIPSPFWIAVGETQLPAGYRNTTSDLRFHGNSDPVEFMGRFNIEMNMYQVPDLARCRLLAVTFRESAQQWFQKLGPGVITSWDQMKTLFLTKFQAAVRYAPSVTTLANVRQRENESLTSYFKRFNAESTSVRGASDEALKSFLIAGLRVGSDFWKHLQGKDLATLADVFVLAESFKVIEQSLAEVQLTSQTSQRNKARKRDRSPSPRYRKGSRSPDRVNTVNTRRGWSPPSNYDYRASRYMPLVTSIEHIFEVNKNRGLFRKPEALSSWKSKDKKKYCEYHESSGHNTHECRHLKDEIEALIKEGYLGEWVVKEVRKHKDDRAQEEERRAPRGSNNDTLEENKFIRDGSIRTIYGRGPGMECSN; this is encoded by the coding sequence ATGACGGTCACAGCTAAAATCCCTTCCCCGTTCTGGATAGCGGTGGGAGAGACACAGTTGCCGGCCGGATATCGTAACACTACTAGCGATCTCCGTTTCCACGGAAACTCAGATCCTGTGGAATTCATGGGTCGTTTTAATATAGAGATGAATATGTACCAAGTCCCGGACTTGGCTCGATGCCGGCTCTTGGCGGTGACCTTTAGAGAAAGCGCCCAACAGTGGTTTCAAAAGCTCGGGCCAGGAGTGATCACTTCCTGGGATCAGATGAAAACTCTTTTCTTGACCAAGTTCCAAGCTGCGGTAAGATATGCGCCATCTGTCACAACTCTTGCCAATGTTAGGCAAAGGGAAAATGAAAGCTTGACATCGTACTTCAAAAGGTTCAACGCTGAATCTACCAGCGTGAGGGGGGCATCAGATGAAGCCTTGAAAAGCTTTTTGATCGCAGGATTAAGGGTTGGTTCGGATTTTTGGAAGCACTTACAAGGGAAAGACCTGGCTACTCTAGCAGATGTCTTTGTTTTGGCAGAATCGTTTAAAGTCATAGAACAATCTCTGGCAGAGGTACAACTGACTTCGCAGACAAGTCAGAGAAACAAAGCAAGAAAGAGAGATAGGTCTCCAAGCCCAAGGTACAGAAAGGGCAGTCGGAGCCCAGACCGGGTGAATACCGTGAACACGAGGAGGGGATGGAGTCCTCCCTCAAACTATGACTACAGAGCAAGCCGGTACATGCCTTTGGTCACATCTATCGAGCATATCTTTGAGGTAAACAAAAATAGAGGGCTATTTAGAAAACCTGAAGCTTTATCATCATGGAAAAGCAAAGACAAGAAAAAGTATTGTGAATACCATGAATCATCTGGACATAACACGCATGAGTGTCGACATTTAAAAGATGAGATCGAAGCGCTTATCAAAGAAGGATACCTCGGTGAATGGGTAGTCAAGGAAGTAAGGAAGCACAAGGATGACAGAGCACAGGAAGAAGAAAGACGAGCCCCGCGGGGGTCGAACAATGATACCCTGGAGGAAAATAAATTCATCAGGGATGGCAGCATCCGAACAATCTATGGGAGAGGTCCCGGGATGGAATGCAGTAACTGA
- the LOC141660940 gene encoding uncharacterized protein LOC141660940 encodes MPTENMGLAEDTIEIPVDEKDPSKVLRIGSQLAPRLKEGLSIFLLANLDVFAWNHSDMVGINPEVMCHHLNIDPKHKGVRQKRRAISEERDITLAEEVDRLLDVGLIRESFYPEWLANPVLNAIWSDQRRCHLSKIGKQNVQEADLKDDGSAFLKIKEQLGNPPILAKPSDGETLILYLAVSEYSVSAVLVKEETSHQWPMYYVSKRLLDAETRYTNMEKLVYALILAARKLRPYFQAHRIEWIRCRNCLNHSGGAPFDGCYPFQVYVTNNDAEYEALINGLKVALEVGAMNLIVRSDSELVVNQVNGRFQARGPRTELYMRCAQRLLKKFENARLESVPREENSNADALAKLGSQIDRVQLGQIPLGIQEISSILELEVFQTQEIPRGSWMTPIHNYIQTGAVREDKLQARRLRYQAAKYIEYDGILYKRGFNQPLLHCVDIEEGNCIIREVHEGICGNYSGVVRWH; translated from the exons ATGCCAACGGAGAATATGGGGCTAGCAGAAGATACAATTGAAATCCCTGTCGATGAAAAAGATCCAAGCAAAGTTTTAAGAATAGGATCTCAGTTGGCACCAAGGTTGAAGGAGGGTCTTTCGATATTTCTCTTAGCAAACCTTGACGTATTCGCATGGAACCACTCTGATATGGTGGGAATTAACCCAGAGGTAATGTGCCACCATTTGAATATCGATCCCAAGCATAAAGGGGTTCGACAAAAGCGTAGGGCCATAAGCGAAGAGAGGGATATAACCTTAGCAGAAGAAGTAGATAGGCTCTTGGACGTCGGACTAATTCGGGAGTCCTTCTACCCAGAGTGGCTAGCAAACCCGGTGTTG AATGCCATTTGGTCTGATCAACGCCGGTGCCACTTATCAAAGATTGGTAAACAAAATGTTCAAGAGGCAGATTTGAAAGACGATGGAAGT gcttttctgaaaatcaaagagCAGTTGGGAAATCCTCCAATATTGGCCAAGCCATCAGATGGAGAGACATTGATTCTCTACTTGGCAGTATCTGAATACTCTGTCAGCGCGGTGTTGGTGAAGGAGGAAACAAGCCACCAGTGGCCCATGTACTATGTGAGCAAAAGGTTGCTAGATGCAGAAACCAGATATACCAACATGGAAAAACTGGTGTATGCTCTTATTCTTGCGGCACGAAAGTTAAGACCATACTTTCAGGCTCACCGGATAGAA TGGATCAGGTGTCGGAATTGTCTTAATCACTCCGGAGGGGCACCGTTTGATGGGTGCTATCCATTTCAAGTTTATGTCACTAACAATGACGCTGAGTACGAAGCTTTGATCAACGGTCTGAAAGTAGCTCTGGAGGTGGGGGCTATGAATCTGATAGTTCGGAGTGACTCCGAATTAGTTGTGAACCAAGTCAACGGACGTTTCCAGGCCAGGGGACCACGGACGGAGTTATATATGAGATGTGCGCAACGCCTattgaaaaaatttgaaaatgCCAGGCTAGAAAGTGTTCCGCGAGAAGAAAATAGTAATGCTGATGCTTTGGCCAAGTTGGGATCACAGATAGACAGAGTCCAACTTGGACAAATCCCTTTGGGAATCCAGGAAATCTCGAGTATTCTAGAGTTAGAGGTATTTCAGACGCAAGAAATCCCGCGAGGAAGCTGGATGACCCCCATTCATAACTATATTCAAACAGGAGCTGTACGAGAAGACAAACTACAGGCTAGACGCCTTCGGTACCAGGCTGCAAAGTATATTGAATATGACGGGATATTATACAAGAGAGGATTTAACCAGCCACTGTTACACTGTGTAGATATAGAAGAGGGAAATTGTATTATCAGAGAAGTGCACGAAGGGATTTGTGGCAATTACTCGGGGGTGGTTCGTTGGCATTAA